From a region of the Bradyrhizobium diazoefficiens genome:
- a CDS encoding ABC transporter substrate-binding protein, whose product MKRSSSGGSFQEILVKTVINPFSEETGIKVNIVARPDMAKVKAQQLTGNVYFDVHYPTAAEAAYGSKQGFWEKLDLSMLDLEDMVIQPTSDVVTTDTYLGGIAWDPKKFGPGKHPTNFAELFDLKRFPARRAFLNRVEATLEVALLADGVLAKDIYPLDLDRAFKSLDRIKPSVVAWVTATPQTYSLLQAGEVDFSYTYANRVKATNEPGGGMPLAFSFEQYLLAPDLLVMLKGAPNKENAMKYIAYYMRPEVLARLCELDAQVPNSKKAMPLLSTEARKWMPDPNNSSNLVLSGAYWADNLEAVSRRFKEWVLA is encoded by the coding sequence ATGAAACGCTCTAGCAGTGGCGGAAGCTTTCAAGAGATCTTGGTCAAGACCGTGATCAACCCGTTTTCCGAGGAAACAGGAATCAAAGTCAACATTGTCGCTAGACCGGATATGGCGAAGGTGAAGGCTCAGCAGCTCACGGGCAATGTCTACTTCGACGTTCATTACCCAACAGCTGCGGAGGCCGCGTACGGATCCAAGCAGGGATTTTGGGAGAAACTCGATCTTTCGATGCTCGACCTCGAGGATATGGTGATCCAGCCGACCAGTGACGTCGTCACGACGGACACGTATCTCGGCGGCATAGCATGGGATCCGAAAAAATTCGGCCCGGGGAAGCATCCCACGAACTTTGCCGAATTGTTTGATCTGAAGAGGTTTCCGGCCCGGCGCGCGTTTCTCAATCGAGTCGAGGCGACGTTGGAAGTGGCGCTTCTCGCGGATGGCGTATTAGCGAAGGACATCTATCCTCTGGACCTCGATCGTGCGTTCAAGTCGCTCGATCGGATCAAACCGAGTGTTGTCGCCTGGGTAACTGCGACTCCTCAAACCTACTCCCTTCTGCAGGCAGGCGAGGTCGATTTCAGCTATACGTATGCCAATCGCGTCAAGGCCACAAATGAACCGGGAGGTGGAATGCCGTTAGCATTCTCATTTGAACAGTACCTCCTTGCTCCTGACCTGCTTGTAATGCTCAAGGGCGCACCGAATAAGGAGAACGCAATGAAATACATCGCTTACTACATGCGTCCGGAAGTTCTGGCGCGGCTGTGCGAGTTGGATGCTCAAGTGCCAAATTCCAAAAAGGCAATGCCGCTCCTGTCGACCGAGGCGCGCAAATGGATGCCCGATCCTAACAACTCCAGTAACCTCGTTCTCAGTGGCGCGTATTGGGCAGACAACCTGGAGGCGGTGTCGCGCCGTTTCAAGGAATGGGTCCTGGCCTGA